The Betta splendens chromosome 4, fBetSpl5.4, whole genome shotgun sequence genome contains a region encoding:
- the edem3 gene encoding ER degradation-enhancing alpha-mannosidase-like protein 3 isoform X1 has product MPNVLFSLMLLGALCSHGHSMSREEKRKLKNQVVEMFDHAYKNYMDHAYPADELMPLTCRGRVRGLEPSRGDVDDALGKFSLTLIDTLDTLVLLNKTTEFEAAVRRVLSDVRLDNDIVVSVFETNIRVLGGLLGGHSMAVMLRDEGQHMQWYQDELLHMAKDLGLRLLPAFNTSSGLPYPRVNLKHGVRGPETRTGTETETCTACAGTIILEFAALSRFTGDPVFEAHARRAMDFLWEKRQRNSNLVGTTINIHSGEWVRRDSGVGAGIDSYYEYLLKAYVLLGDDQFLQRFNIHYASIMKYISQPPLLLDVHIHKPLLPARTWMDSLLAFFPGLQVLKGDIRPAIETHEMLYQVTKKHNFLPEAFTTDFRVHWAQHPLRPEFAESTYFLYKATGDAYYLEAGRTILDNLNRFARVPCGFAAMKDVRTGSHEDRMDSFFLAEMFKYLFLLFAEADDLLFDIEDYVFTTEAHLLPLSLSMAPQSSSVPSNRTVIVQPEVELDDFDWTCPNTRLLFTDPAFPNNLREPIRSAVDKSCPRPLPYRCVHKQASPGVASVVSTFPHGVVTAFREPGIGRPPLRAQDFMANNPEHLELLRRMGVSLIHLKDGRVQLVQHATQAVSAVAAEDGVRFMQEMMELSSQQQKEQLPPRAIQIVSHPFFGRVVLTAGPAQFGTDLSKSSTGVRGFVTVAEPYSGCSEITNAEYVRGHIALLQRGQCMFAEKARNIQKAGAIGGIVIDDNEGSSSDTAPLFQMAGDGRSTDDVTLPVLFLFHKEGKILLEALKEYREVEVLLSDKARDRATIFKGKPLPGSLIEGSVDVQEAEEGCLTEATTPTSSEPAGESQMSTVELDEAVAGEAAPSHEGVGPAGEDAGPAEKMSASEAEGGPAEAEAAAAQPDRSPEAKEKPEGGANSQSVDELLADWQEDLEAFKQMEKDEL; this is encoded by the exons ATGCCAAACGTACTGTTCTCACTGATGCTGCTCGGAGCACTATGCAGCCATGGACATTCAATGTCAAGGGAGGAGAAGCGCAAATTGAA GAACCAAGTGGTTGAGATGTTTGACCATGCGTATAAGAATTACATG GACCATGCGTACCCAGCAGACGAGCTTATGCCTTTGACGTGCAGAGGAAGAGTACGAGGACTTGAACCCAGTCGAGGCGACGTAGACGACGCACTAGGAAA GTTCTCTTTGACTCTCATAGATACTCTGGATACTTTGGTG CTGCTGAATAAGACGACAGAGTTTGAGGCTGCTGTGAGGAGAGTGCTCTCAGATGTGAGACTGGACAACGATATTGttgtgtcagtgtttgaaaCCAACATCCGTGTTCTTGG aGGTCTGTTAGGAGGACACTCCATGGCTGTGATGCTGagagatgaaggtcaacacatGCAGTGGTACCAGGATGAACTCCTCCATATGGCTAAAGACCTGGGTCTCCGTCTGCTGCCGGCTTTTAACACCAGCAGTGGCCTGCCTTACCCCAGg GTGAACTTGAAACACGGCGTCAGGGGTCCTGAGACGCGAACGGGAACAGAAACTGAAACGTGTACAGCGTGCGCTGGAACCATCATCTTGGAATTTGCTGCCTTAAGTCGCTTCACTGGCGATCCTGTGTTTGAG GCTCACGCCCGGAGAGCCATGGACTTTCTGTGggaaaagagacagaggaacagcAACCTGGTGGGGACCACAATCAACATTCATTCTGGAGAGTGGGTTCGAAGAG ACAGTGGAGTTGGAGCGGGAATTGACTCTTACTACGAATACCTGTTAAAGGCCTATGTGCTCCTGGGAGATGACCAGTTCTTACAGCGGTTCAATATT CACTATGCATCTATAATGAAGTACATCAgtcagcctcctctgctgctggacgtCCACATCCACAAGCCCCTGCTCCCTGCTCGCACCTGGATGGACTCTCTCCTGGCCTTCTTCCCTGGACTGCAG GTGTTGAAGGGAGACATCCGTCCTGCTATAGAGACTCATGAGATGCTGTACCAAGTTACCAAGAAGCACAACTTCCTGCCTGAG GCCTTCACTACTGATTTCAGGGTACACTGGGCCCAACATCCCCTGAGGCCTGAGTTTGCAGAGAGCACCTATTTCCTTTATAAG GCCACAGGAGACGCGTACTACCTGGAGGCAGGTCGGACCATTCTCGACAACCTCAACCGCTTTGCTCGCGTTCCCTGCGGCTTTGCTGCAATGAAGGACGTGCGCACTGGAAGCCACGAGGACCG AATGGACTCGTTCTTCCTTGCGGAGATGTTCAAGTACTTGTTCCTGCTGTTCGCTGAAGCGGACGACCTGCTATTTGACATTGAGGACTACGTCTTCACCACTGAGGCCCACCTGCTGCCGCTGTCCCTTTCCATGGCTCCCCAGTCCTCGTCTGTCCCCTCGAACCGAACGGTGATAGTTCAGCcggaggtggagctggatgaTTTTGACTGGACGTGCCCCAACACCCGCCTCCTGTTCACCGACCCTGCTTTTCCCAACAACCTGCGAGAACCGATCCGTAGCGCCGTGGACAAGAGCTGCCCCCGTCCTCTGCCGTACAGGTGTGTACACAAACAGGCGTCACCGGGTGTTGCTTCAGTTGTCTCAACCTTTCCTCACGGTGTTGTCACTGCTTTCAGGGAGCCTGGTATAGGCCGTCCACCGCTGAGGGCTCAAGACTTCATGGCGAACAACCCTGAACAtttggagctgctgaggaggatGGGAGTCAGTCTCATTCACTTGAAAGACGGCAGGGTGCAGCTGGTCCAGCATGCTACACAG GCCGTCAGCGCAGTGGCAGCGGAGGACGGCGTGCGTTTCATGCAGGAGATGATGGAGCTGTCCAGccagcagcagaaagagcaGCTGCCGCCCAGAGCCATCCAGATCGTCTCGCACCCGTTCTTCGGCAGGGTGGTTCTGACCGCCGGCCCGGCGCAGTTTGGCACAGACTTGTCCAAAAGTTCCACAGGG GTACGGGGCTTCGTGACTGTGGCTGAACCCTACAGCGGCTGCTCTGAGATCACCAATGCGGAGTACGTCCGGGGCCACATCGCTCTGCTCCAGAGGGGACAGTGCATGTTTGCAGAGAAGGCTCGAAACATCCAGAAAGCCGGCGCCATCGGAGGCATAGTCATCG acgACAACgaaggcagcagcagtgacacagCCCCCCTCTTTCAGATGGCCGGGGACGGCCGCAGCACAGACGACGTCACCCTgcccgtcctcttcctcttccacaaGGAGGGCAAGATCCTGCTGGAGGCGCTGAAGGAGTacagggaggtggaggtgctgctgagCGACAAAGCCAGGGACAGAG CAACCATATTTAAAGGTAAACCACTTCCGGGCAGCCTGATTGAGGGCA GTGTAGATGtgcaagaagcagaggagggctGCTTAACTGAGGCAACAACTCCCACCTCATCTGAACCTGCCGGCGAGTCGCAGATGAGCACGGTGGAGCTGGACGAGGCTGTTGCTGGGGAGGCTGCGCCATCGCACGAAGGAGTCGGCCCTGCAGGTGAAGACGCAGGTCCGGCGGAGAAGATGAGCGCGTCGGAAGCAGAGGGCGGACCCGCGGAGGCcgaggccgccgccgctcagCCCGACCGGAGCCCAGAGGCGAAGGAGAAGCCGGAGGGGGGCGCGAACAGCCAGTCGGTGGACGAACTCCTGGCTGATTggcaggaggacctggaggcTTTCAAGCAGATGGAGAAGGATGAGCTCTGA
- the edem3 gene encoding ER degradation-enhancing alpha-mannosidase-like protein 3 isoform X3 codes for MPNVLFSLMLLGALCSHGHSMSREEKRKLKNQVVEMFDHAYKNYMDHAYPADELMPLTCRGRVRGLEPSRGDVDDALGKFSLTLIDTLDTLVLLNKTTEFEAAVRRVLSDVRLDNDIVVSVFETNIRVLGGLLGGHSMAVMLRDEGQHMQWYQDELLHMAKDLGLRLLPAFNTSSGLPYPRVNLKHGVRGPETRTGTETETCTACAGTIILEFAALSRFTGDPVFEAHARRAMDFLWEKRQRNSNLVGTTINIHSGEWVRRDSGVGAGIDSYYEYLLKAYVLLGDDQFLQRFNIHYASIMKYISQPPLLLDVHIHKPLLPARTWMDSLLAFFPGLQVLKGDIRPAIETHEMLYQVTKKHNFLPEAFTTDFRVHWAQHPLRPEFAESTYFLYKATGDAYYLEAGRTILDNLNRFARVPCGFAAMKDVRTGSHEDRMDSFFLAEMFKYLFLLFAEADDLLFDIEDYVFTTEAHLLPLSLSMAPQSSSVPSNRTVIVQPEVELDDFDWTCPNTRLLFTDPAFPNNLREPIRSAVDKSCPRPLPYREPGIGRPPLRAQDFMANNPEHLELLRRMGVSLIHLKDGRVQLVQHATQAVSAVAAEDGVRFMQEMMELSSQQQKEQLPPRAIQIVSHPFFGRVVLTAGPAQFGTDLSKSSTGVRGFVTVAEPYSGCSEITNAEYVRGHIALLQRGQCMFAEKARNIQKAGAIGGIVIDDNEGSSSDTAPLFQMAGDGRSTDDVTLPVLFLFHKEGKILLEALKEYREVEVLLSDKARDRATIFKGKPLPGSLIEGSVDVQEAEEGCLTEATTPTSSEPAGESQMSTVELDEAVAGEAAPSHEGVGPAGEDAGPAEKMSASEAEGGPAEAEAAAAQPDRSPEAKEKPEGGANSQSVDELLADWQEDLEAFKQMEKDEL; via the exons ATGCCAAACGTACTGTTCTCACTGATGCTGCTCGGAGCACTATGCAGCCATGGACATTCAATGTCAAGGGAGGAGAAGCGCAAATTGAA GAACCAAGTGGTTGAGATGTTTGACCATGCGTATAAGAATTACATG GACCATGCGTACCCAGCAGACGAGCTTATGCCTTTGACGTGCAGAGGAAGAGTACGAGGACTTGAACCCAGTCGAGGCGACGTAGACGACGCACTAGGAAA GTTCTCTTTGACTCTCATAGATACTCTGGATACTTTGGTG CTGCTGAATAAGACGACAGAGTTTGAGGCTGCTGTGAGGAGAGTGCTCTCAGATGTGAGACTGGACAACGATATTGttgtgtcagtgtttgaaaCCAACATCCGTGTTCTTGG aGGTCTGTTAGGAGGACACTCCATGGCTGTGATGCTGagagatgaaggtcaacacatGCAGTGGTACCAGGATGAACTCCTCCATATGGCTAAAGACCTGGGTCTCCGTCTGCTGCCGGCTTTTAACACCAGCAGTGGCCTGCCTTACCCCAGg GTGAACTTGAAACACGGCGTCAGGGGTCCTGAGACGCGAACGGGAACAGAAACTGAAACGTGTACAGCGTGCGCTGGAACCATCATCTTGGAATTTGCTGCCTTAAGTCGCTTCACTGGCGATCCTGTGTTTGAG GCTCACGCCCGGAGAGCCATGGACTTTCTGTGggaaaagagacagaggaacagcAACCTGGTGGGGACCACAATCAACATTCATTCTGGAGAGTGGGTTCGAAGAG ACAGTGGAGTTGGAGCGGGAATTGACTCTTACTACGAATACCTGTTAAAGGCCTATGTGCTCCTGGGAGATGACCAGTTCTTACAGCGGTTCAATATT CACTATGCATCTATAATGAAGTACATCAgtcagcctcctctgctgctggacgtCCACATCCACAAGCCCCTGCTCCCTGCTCGCACCTGGATGGACTCTCTCCTGGCCTTCTTCCCTGGACTGCAG GTGTTGAAGGGAGACATCCGTCCTGCTATAGAGACTCATGAGATGCTGTACCAAGTTACCAAGAAGCACAACTTCCTGCCTGAG GCCTTCACTACTGATTTCAGGGTACACTGGGCCCAACATCCCCTGAGGCCTGAGTTTGCAGAGAGCACCTATTTCCTTTATAAG GCCACAGGAGACGCGTACTACCTGGAGGCAGGTCGGACCATTCTCGACAACCTCAACCGCTTTGCTCGCGTTCCCTGCGGCTTTGCTGCAATGAAGGACGTGCGCACTGGAAGCCACGAGGACCG AATGGACTCGTTCTTCCTTGCGGAGATGTTCAAGTACTTGTTCCTGCTGTTCGCTGAAGCGGACGACCTGCTATTTGACATTGAGGACTACGTCTTCACCACTGAGGCCCACCTGCTGCCGCTGTCCCTTTCCATGGCTCCCCAGTCCTCGTCTGTCCCCTCGAACCGAACGGTGATAGTTCAGCcggaggtggagctggatgaTTTTGACTGGACGTGCCCCAACACCCGCCTCCTGTTCACCGACCCTGCTTTTCCCAACAACCTGCGAGAACCGATCCGTAGCGCCGTGGACAAGAGCTGCCCCCGTCCTCTGCCGTACAG GGAGCCTGGTATAGGCCGTCCACCGCTGAGGGCTCAAGACTTCATGGCGAACAACCCTGAACAtttggagctgctgaggaggatGGGAGTCAGTCTCATTCACTTGAAAGACGGCAGGGTGCAGCTGGTCCAGCATGCTACACAG GCCGTCAGCGCAGTGGCAGCGGAGGACGGCGTGCGTTTCATGCAGGAGATGATGGAGCTGTCCAGccagcagcagaaagagcaGCTGCCGCCCAGAGCCATCCAGATCGTCTCGCACCCGTTCTTCGGCAGGGTGGTTCTGACCGCCGGCCCGGCGCAGTTTGGCACAGACTTGTCCAAAAGTTCCACAGGG GTACGGGGCTTCGTGACTGTGGCTGAACCCTACAGCGGCTGCTCTGAGATCACCAATGCGGAGTACGTCCGGGGCCACATCGCTCTGCTCCAGAGGGGACAGTGCATGTTTGCAGAGAAGGCTCGAAACATCCAGAAAGCCGGCGCCATCGGAGGCATAGTCATCG acgACAACgaaggcagcagcagtgacacagCCCCCCTCTTTCAGATGGCCGGGGACGGCCGCAGCACAGACGACGTCACCCTgcccgtcctcttcctcttccacaaGGAGGGCAAGATCCTGCTGGAGGCGCTGAAGGAGTacagggaggtggaggtgctgctgagCGACAAAGCCAGGGACAGAG CAACCATATTTAAAGGTAAACCACTTCCGGGCAGCCTGATTGAGGGCA GTGTAGATGtgcaagaagcagaggagggctGCTTAACTGAGGCAACAACTCCCACCTCATCTGAACCTGCCGGCGAGTCGCAGATGAGCACGGTGGAGCTGGACGAGGCTGTTGCTGGGGAGGCTGCGCCATCGCACGAAGGAGTCGGCCCTGCAGGTGAAGACGCAGGTCCGGCGGAGAAGATGAGCGCGTCGGAAGCAGAGGGCGGACCCGCGGAGGCcgaggccgccgccgctcagCCCGACCGGAGCCCAGAGGCGAAGGAGAAGCCGGAGGGGGGCGCGAACAGCCAGTCGGTGGACGAACTCCTGGCTGATTggcaggaggacctggaggcTTTCAAGCAGATGGAGAAGGATGAGCTCTGA
- the edem3 gene encoding ER degradation-enhancing alpha-mannosidase-like protein 3 isoform X2, whose translation MPNVLFSLMLLGALCSHGHSMSREEKRKLKNQVVEMFDHAYKNYMDHAYPADELMPLTCRGRVRGLEPSRGDVDDALGKFSLTLIDTLDTLVLLNKTTEFEAAVRRVLSDVRLDNDIVVSVFETNIRVLGGLLGGHSMAVMLRDEGQHMQWYQDELLHMAKDLGLRLLPAFNTSSGLPYPRVNLKHGVRGPETRTGTETETCTACAGTIILEFAALSRFTGDPVFEAHARRAMDFLWEKRQRNSNLVGTTINIHSGEWVRRDSGVGAGIDSYYEYLLKAYVLLGDDQFLQRFNIHYASIMKYISQPPLLLDVHIHKPLLPARTWMDSLLAFFPGLQVLKGDIRPAIETHEMLYQVTKKHNFLPEAFTTDFRVHWAQHPLRPEFAESTYFLYKATGDAYYLEAGRTILDNLNRFARVPCGFAAMKDVRTGSHEDRMDSFFLAEMFKYLFLLFAEADDLLFDIEDYVFTTEAHLLPLSLSMAPQSSSVPSNRTVIVQPEVELDDFDWTCPNTRLLFTDPAFPNNLREPIRSAVDKSCPRPLPYRCVHKQASPGVASVVSTFPHGVVTAFREPGIGRPPLRAQDFMANNPEHLELLRRMGVSLIHLKDGRVQLVQHATQAVSAVAAEDGVRFMQEMMELSSQQQKEQLPPRAIQIVSHPFFGRVVLTAGPAQFGTDLSKSSTGVRGFVTVAEPYSGCSEITNAEYVRGHIALLQRGQCMFAEKARNIQKAGAIGGIVIDDNEGSSSDTAPLFQMAGDGRSTDDVTLPVLFLFHKEGKILLEALKEYREVEVLLSDKARDRGVDVQEAEEGCLTEATTPTSSEPAGESQMSTVELDEAVAGEAAPSHEGVGPAGEDAGPAEKMSASEAEGGPAEAEAAAAQPDRSPEAKEKPEGGANSQSVDELLADWQEDLEAFKQMEKDEL comes from the exons ATGCCAAACGTACTGTTCTCACTGATGCTGCTCGGAGCACTATGCAGCCATGGACATTCAATGTCAAGGGAGGAGAAGCGCAAATTGAA GAACCAAGTGGTTGAGATGTTTGACCATGCGTATAAGAATTACATG GACCATGCGTACCCAGCAGACGAGCTTATGCCTTTGACGTGCAGAGGAAGAGTACGAGGACTTGAACCCAGTCGAGGCGACGTAGACGACGCACTAGGAAA GTTCTCTTTGACTCTCATAGATACTCTGGATACTTTGGTG CTGCTGAATAAGACGACAGAGTTTGAGGCTGCTGTGAGGAGAGTGCTCTCAGATGTGAGACTGGACAACGATATTGttgtgtcagtgtttgaaaCCAACATCCGTGTTCTTGG aGGTCTGTTAGGAGGACACTCCATGGCTGTGATGCTGagagatgaaggtcaacacatGCAGTGGTACCAGGATGAACTCCTCCATATGGCTAAAGACCTGGGTCTCCGTCTGCTGCCGGCTTTTAACACCAGCAGTGGCCTGCCTTACCCCAGg GTGAACTTGAAACACGGCGTCAGGGGTCCTGAGACGCGAACGGGAACAGAAACTGAAACGTGTACAGCGTGCGCTGGAACCATCATCTTGGAATTTGCTGCCTTAAGTCGCTTCACTGGCGATCCTGTGTTTGAG GCTCACGCCCGGAGAGCCATGGACTTTCTGTGggaaaagagacagaggaacagcAACCTGGTGGGGACCACAATCAACATTCATTCTGGAGAGTGGGTTCGAAGAG ACAGTGGAGTTGGAGCGGGAATTGACTCTTACTACGAATACCTGTTAAAGGCCTATGTGCTCCTGGGAGATGACCAGTTCTTACAGCGGTTCAATATT CACTATGCATCTATAATGAAGTACATCAgtcagcctcctctgctgctggacgtCCACATCCACAAGCCCCTGCTCCCTGCTCGCACCTGGATGGACTCTCTCCTGGCCTTCTTCCCTGGACTGCAG GTGTTGAAGGGAGACATCCGTCCTGCTATAGAGACTCATGAGATGCTGTACCAAGTTACCAAGAAGCACAACTTCCTGCCTGAG GCCTTCACTACTGATTTCAGGGTACACTGGGCCCAACATCCCCTGAGGCCTGAGTTTGCAGAGAGCACCTATTTCCTTTATAAG GCCACAGGAGACGCGTACTACCTGGAGGCAGGTCGGACCATTCTCGACAACCTCAACCGCTTTGCTCGCGTTCCCTGCGGCTTTGCTGCAATGAAGGACGTGCGCACTGGAAGCCACGAGGACCG AATGGACTCGTTCTTCCTTGCGGAGATGTTCAAGTACTTGTTCCTGCTGTTCGCTGAAGCGGACGACCTGCTATTTGACATTGAGGACTACGTCTTCACCACTGAGGCCCACCTGCTGCCGCTGTCCCTTTCCATGGCTCCCCAGTCCTCGTCTGTCCCCTCGAACCGAACGGTGATAGTTCAGCcggaggtggagctggatgaTTTTGACTGGACGTGCCCCAACACCCGCCTCCTGTTCACCGACCCTGCTTTTCCCAACAACCTGCGAGAACCGATCCGTAGCGCCGTGGACAAGAGCTGCCCCCGTCCTCTGCCGTACAGGTGTGTACACAAACAGGCGTCACCGGGTGTTGCTTCAGTTGTCTCAACCTTTCCTCACGGTGTTGTCACTGCTTTCAGGGAGCCTGGTATAGGCCGTCCACCGCTGAGGGCTCAAGACTTCATGGCGAACAACCCTGAACAtttggagctgctgaggaggatGGGAGTCAGTCTCATTCACTTGAAAGACGGCAGGGTGCAGCTGGTCCAGCATGCTACACAG GCCGTCAGCGCAGTGGCAGCGGAGGACGGCGTGCGTTTCATGCAGGAGATGATGGAGCTGTCCAGccagcagcagaaagagcaGCTGCCGCCCAGAGCCATCCAGATCGTCTCGCACCCGTTCTTCGGCAGGGTGGTTCTGACCGCCGGCCCGGCGCAGTTTGGCACAGACTTGTCCAAAAGTTCCACAGGG GTACGGGGCTTCGTGACTGTGGCTGAACCCTACAGCGGCTGCTCTGAGATCACCAATGCGGAGTACGTCCGGGGCCACATCGCTCTGCTCCAGAGGGGACAGTGCATGTTTGCAGAGAAGGCTCGAAACATCCAGAAAGCCGGCGCCATCGGAGGCATAGTCATCG acgACAACgaaggcagcagcagtgacacagCCCCCCTCTTTCAGATGGCCGGGGACGGCCGCAGCACAGACGACGTCACCCTgcccgtcctcttcctcttccacaaGGAGGGCAAGATCCTGCTGGAGGCGCTGAAGGAGTacagggaggtggaggtgctgctgagCGACAAAGCCAGGGACAGAG GTGTAGATGtgcaagaagcagaggagggctGCTTAACTGAGGCAACAACTCCCACCTCATCTGAACCTGCCGGCGAGTCGCAGATGAGCACGGTGGAGCTGGACGAGGCTGTTGCTGGGGAGGCTGCGCCATCGCACGAAGGAGTCGGCCCTGCAGGTGAAGACGCAGGTCCGGCGGAGAAGATGAGCGCGTCGGAAGCAGAGGGCGGACCCGCGGAGGCcgaggccgccgccgctcagCCCGACCGGAGCCCAGAGGCGAAGGAGAAGCCGGAGGGGGGCGCGAACAGCCAGTCGGTGGACGAACTCCTGGCTGATTggcaggaggacctggaggcTTTCAAGCAGATGGAGAAGGATGAGCTCTGA
- the edem3 gene encoding ER degradation-enhancing alpha-mannosidase-like protein 3 isoform X4 yields MPNVLFSLMLLGALCSHGHSMSREEKRKLKNQVVEMFDHAYKNYMDHAYPADELMPLTCRGRVRGLEPSRGDVDDALGKFSLTLIDTLDTLVLLNKTTEFEAAVRRVLSDVRLDNDIVVSVFETNIRVLGGLLGGHSMAVMLRDEGQHMQWYQDELLHMAKDLGLRLLPAFNTSSGLPYPRVNLKHGVRGPETRTGTETETCTACAGTIILEFAALSRFTGDPVFEAHARRAMDFLWEKRQRNSNLVGTTINIHSGEWVRRDSGVGAGIDSYYEYLLKAYVLLGDDQFLQRFNIHYASIMKYISQPPLLLDVHIHKPLLPARTWMDSLLAFFPGLQVLKGDIRPAIETHEMLYQVTKKHNFLPEAFTTDFRVHWAQHPLRPEFAESTYFLYKATGDAYYLEAGRTILDNLNRFARVPCGFAAMKDVRTGSHEDRMDSFFLAEMFKYLFLLFAEADDLLFDIEDYVFTTEAHLLPLSLSMAPQSSSVPSNRTVIVQPEVELDDFDWTCPNTRLLFTDPAFPNNLREPIRSAVDKSCPRPLPYREPGIGRPPLRAQDFMANNPEHLELLRRMGVSLIHLKDGRVQLVQHATQAVSAVAAEDGVRFMQEMMELSSQQQKEQLPPRAIQIVSHPFFGRVVLTAGPAQFGTDLSKSSTGVRGFVTVAEPYSGCSEITNAEYVRGHIALLQRGQCMFAEKARNIQKAGAIGGIVIDDNEGSSSDTAPLFQMAGDGRSTDDVTLPVLFLFHKEGKILLEALKEYREVEVLLSDKARDRGVDVQEAEEGCLTEATTPTSSEPAGESQMSTVELDEAVAGEAAPSHEGVGPAGEDAGPAEKMSASEAEGGPAEAEAAAAQPDRSPEAKEKPEGGANSQSVDELLADWQEDLEAFKQMEKDEL; encoded by the exons ATGCCAAACGTACTGTTCTCACTGATGCTGCTCGGAGCACTATGCAGCCATGGACATTCAATGTCAAGGGAGGAGAAGCGCAAATTGAA GAACCAAGTGGTTGAGATGTTTGACCATGCGTATAAGAATTACATG GACCATGCGTACCCAGCAGACGAGCTTATGCCTTTGACGTGCAGAGGAAGAGTACGAGGACTTGAACCCAGTCGAGGCGACGTAGACGACGCACTAGGAAA GTTCTCTTTGACTCTCATAGATACTCTGGATACTTTGGTG CTGCTGAATAAGACGACAGAGTTTGAGGCTGCTGTGAGGAGAGTGCTCTCAGATGTGAGACTGGACAACGATATTGttgtgtcagtgtttgaaaCCAACATCCGTGTTCTTGG aGGTCTGTTAGGAGGACACTCCATGGCTGTGATGCTGagagatgaaggtcaacacatGCAGTGGTACCAGGATGAACTCCTCCATATGGCTAAAGACCTGGGTCTCCGTCTGCTGCCGGCTTTTAACACCAGCAGTGGCCTGCCTTACCCCAGg GTGAACTTGAAACACGGCGTCAGGGGTCCTGAGACGCGAACGGGAACAGAAACTGAAACGTGTACAGCGTGCGCTGGAACCATCATCTTGGAATTTGCTGCCTTAAGTCGCTTCACTGGCGATCCTGTGTTTGAG GCTCACGCCCGGAGAGCCATGGACTTTCTGTGggaaaagagacagaggaacagcAACCTGGTGGGGACCACAATCAACATTCATTCTGGAGAGTGGGTTCGAAGAG ACAGTGGAGTTGGAGCGGGAATTGACTCTTACTACGAATACCTGTTAAAGGCCTATGTGCTCCTGGGAGATGACCAGTTCTTACAGCGGTTCAATATT CACTATGCATCTATAATGAAGTACATCAgtcagcctcctctgctgctggacgtCCACATCCACAAGCCCCTGCTCCCTGCTCGCACCTGGATGGACTCTCTCCTGGCCTTCTTCCCTGGACTGCAG GTGTTGAAGGGAGACATCCGTCCTGCTATAGAGACTCATGAGATGCTGTACCAAGTTACCAAGAAGCACAACTTCCTGCCTGAG GCCTTCACTACTGATTTCAGGGTACACTGGGCCCAACATCCCCTGAGGCCTGAGTTTGCAGAGAGCACCTATTTCCTTTATAAG GCCACAGGAGACGCGTACTACCTGGAGGCAGGTCGGACCATTCTCGACAACCTCAACCGCTTTGCTCGCGTTCCCTGCGGCTTTGCTGCAATGAAGGACGTGCGCACTGGAAGCCACGAGGACCG AATGGACTCGTTCTTCCTTGCGGAGATGTTCAAGTACTTGTTCCTGCTGTTCGCTGAAGCGGACGACCTGCTATTTGACATTGAGGACTACGTCTTCACCACTGAGGCCCACCTGCTGCCGCTGTCCCTTTCCATGGCTCCCCAGTCCTCGTCTGTCCCCTCGAACCGAACGGTGATAGTTCAGCcggaggtggagctggatgaTTTTGACTGGACGTGCCCCAACACCCGCCTCCTGTTCACCGACCCTGCTTTTCCCAACAACCTGCGAGAACCGATCCGTAGCGCCGTGGACAAGAGCTGCCCCCGTCCTCTGCCGTACAG GGAGCCTGGTATAGGCCGTCCACCGCTGAGGGCTCAAGACTTCATGGCGAACAACCCTGAACAtttggagctgctgaggaggatGGGAGTCAGTCTCATTCACTTGAAAGACGGCAGGGTGCAGCTGGTCCAGCATGCTACACAG GCCGTCAGCGCAGTGGCAGCGGAGGACGGCGTGCGTTTCATGCAGGAGATGATGGAGCTGTCCAGccagcagcagaaagagcaGCTGCCGCCCAGAGCCATCCAGATCGTCTCGCACCCGTTCTTCGGCAGGGTGGTTCTGACCGCCGGCCCGGCGCAGTTTGGCACAGACTTGTCCAAAAGTTCCACAGGG GTACGGGGCTTCGTGACTGTGGCTGAACCCTACAGCGGCTGCTCTGAGATCACCAATGCGGAGTACGTCCGGGGCCACATCGCTCTGCTCCAGAGGGGACAGTGCATGTTTGCAGAGAAGGCTCGAAACATCCAGAAAGCCGGCGCCATCGGAGGCATAGTCATCG acgACAACgaaggcagcagcagtgacacagCCCCCCTCTTTCAGATGGCCGGGGACGGCCGCAGCACAGACGACGTCACCCTgcccgtcctcttcctcttccacaaGGAGGGCAAGATCCTGCTGGAGGCGCTGAAGGAGTacagggaggtggaggtgctgctgagCGACAAAGCCAGGGACAGAG GTGTAGATGtgcaagaagcagaggagggctGCTTAACTGAGGCAACAACTCCCACCTCATCTGAACCTGCCGGCGAGTCGCAGATGAGCACGGTGGAGCTGGACGAGGCTGTTGCTGGGGAGGCTGCGCCATCGCACGAAGGAGTCGGCCCTGCAGGTGAAGACGCAGGTCCGGCGGAGAAGATGAGCGCGTCGGAAGCAGAGGGCGGACCCGCGGAGGCcgaggccgccgccgctcagCCCGACCGGAGCCCAGAGGCGAAGGAGAAGCCGGAGGGGGGCGCGAACAGCCAGTCGGTGGACGAACTCCTGGCTGATTggcaggaggacctggaggcTTTCAAGCAGATGGAGAAGGATGAGCTCTGA